One Engystomops pustulosus chromosome 7, aEngPut4.maternal, whole genome shotgun sequence DNA window includes the following coding sequences:
- the CPSF2 gene encoding cleavage and polyadenylation specificity factor subunit 2, with protein MTSIIKLTTLSGAQEESALCYLLQVDEFRFLLDCGWDENFSMDIIESIKKYVHQVDAVLLSHPDPLHLGALPYAVGKLGLNCAIYATIPVYKMGQMFMYDLYQSRHNTEDFNLYTLDDVDSAFDKIQQLKFSQIVHLKGKGHGLSITPLPAGHMIGGTIWKIVKDGEEEIVYAVDFNHKREIHLNGCSLEMISRPSLLITDCFNATYVQPRRKQRDEQLLTNVLETLRGDGNVLIAVDTAGRVLELAQLLDQIWRTKDAGLGVYSLALLNNVSYNVVEFSKSQVEWMSDKLMRCFEDKRNNPFQFRHLSLCHGFADLARVPSPKVVLASQPDLECGFSRELFIQWCQDPKNSVILTYRTTPGTLTRFLIDNPTEKIIDMELRKRVKLEGRELEEYLEKEKLKKEAAKKLEQSKEADIDSSDESDAEEDIDQPMTHKTKHDLMMKNEGSRKGSFFKQAKKSHPMFPAPEERIKWDEYGEIIKPEDFLVPELQATEEEKNKLESGMTNGEEPMDQDLSDVPTKCVSATEAMEIKARVTYIDYEGRSDGDSIKKIINQMKPRQLVIVHGPPKASQDLAEACRAFGGKDIKVYTPKLHETVDATSETHIYQVRLKDSLVSSLKFCKAKDTELAWIDGVLDMRVSKVDTGVILEDGELKEEVEDSEMQVDTPAIDASTIAQQKAIKSLFDDDEKEFSEESEVIPTLEPLPSIEVPGHQSVFMNEPRLSDFKQVLLREGIQAEFVGGVLVCNNVVAVRRTETGRIGLEGCICEDFYKIRELLYSQYAIV; from the exons ATGACGTCCATCATCAAACTGACAACGCTCTCCGGAGCACAGGAGGAGTCTGCTCTCTGCTACTTGCTACAGGTTGACGAGTTTCGCTTTCTCCTTGATTGTGGCTGGGATGAGAACTTCTCCATGGACATTATTGAATCCATCAAAAA ATATGTCCACCAAGTAGATGCAGTCCTGCTCTCTCATCCAGATCCCCTTCACCTAGGAGCGCTCCCATATGCAGTTGGTAAACTGGGCTTAAACTGCGCTATCTACGCCACCATCCCTGTGTACAAGATGGGTCAGATGTTCATGTATGATCTGTATCAG TCTCGACATAACACAGAAGATTTCAACCTGTACACTCTGGATGATGTGGACTCCGCATTTGATAAAATACAACAACTAAAATTTTCTCAAATTGTACACTTAAAAG GGAAAGGTCATGGCTTGTCTATTACTCCGTTACCAGCTGGTCATATGATAGGAGGAACAATATGGAAAATTGTGAAGGATGGAGAGGAAGAGATTGTTTATGCAGTGGACTTTAATCACAAGAGGGAGAT ACACTTAAATGGTTGTTCTTTGGAGATGATCAGTCGGCCATCCCTGCTCATCACTGACTGCTTTAATGCCACTTATGTACAACCGAGAAGAAAACAACGTGATGAACAACTGCTCA caaATGTACTGGAGACCTTGCGAGGAGATGGAAATGTGTTAATTGCAGTTGACACTGCTGGAAGAGTCTTGGAGCTTGCACAGCTTCTTGACCAGATTTGGAGAACTAAAGATGCTGGCCTTGGAGTCTATTCTTTAGCCCTTCTCAATAATGTCAGCTACAATGTGGTGGAGTTCTCAAAGTCTCAG GTGGAGTGGATGAGTGATAAGCTCATGAGATGTTTTGAAGATAAGAGAAACAATCCCTTTCAGTTCCGTCACTTGTCCCTTTGTCATGGCTTTGCTGATCTTGCTCGTGTCCCTAGTCCTAAGGTTGTACTTGCCAGCCAGCCTGACCTTGAGTGTGGTTTCTCCAGAGAGCTGTTCATCCAGTGGTGCCAAGACCCCAAAAACTCTGTCATACTTACGTATAGGACCACTCCAGGGACTCTTACTCGGTTTCTGATTGACAACCCTACAGAAAAGATCATAGATATGGAG CTTAGGAAACGAGTAAAACTGGAAGGCAGAGAGCTTGAAGAATACCtggaaaaagaaaaactgaaaaaggaGGCTGCCAAAAAACTGGAACAGTCCAAGGA AGCAGACATTGATTCTAGTGATGAGAGCGATGCAGAAGAAGACATTGACCAGCCCATGACCCACAAGACCAAACATGACTTGATGATGAAGAATGAGGGCAGCAGGAAAGGCAGCTTTTTTAAGCAGGCAAAAAAGTCTCATCCCATGTTCCCTGCCCCTGAAGAAAGAATAAAATGGGATGAATATGGAGAAATTATAAA ACCTGAAGACTTTTTAGTTCCTGAACTCCAAGCCACAGAGGAAGAGAAGAACAAACTGGAATCCGGGATGACCAATGGGGAGGAACCAATGGACCAAGATTTATCGGATGTTCCTACAAAATGTGTTTCCGCAACAGAGGCAATGGAGATCAA AGCCAGGGTCACATACATTGATTATGAAGGCCGCTCAGATGGAGACTCCATCAAGAAAATTATCAACCAAATGAAGCCCCGTCAACTTGTAATTGTCCATGGGCCACCTAAAGCAAGCCAGGACCTTGCTGAGGCTTGCCGAGCTTTCGGAGGCAAAGATATTAAAGTTTACACCCCTAAGCTTCATGAGACCGTGGATGCAACAAGTGAAACACACATTTACCAG GTCAGATTAAAGGACTCCCTTGTCAGTTCCCTCAAGTTCTGCAAAGCAAAAGACACTGAGCTGGCCTGGATTGATGGTGTTCTGGATATGCGGGTTTCAAAAGTAGATACAGGAGTTATTCTGGAAGATGGTGAGTTAAAAGAGGAAGTTGAAGACTCTGAAATGCAAGTGGATACTCCAGCCATTGATGCCAGCACCATCGCTCAGCAGAAAGCCATTAAGAGCCTGTTTGATGATGATGAGAAAGAATTTTCAGAGGAAAGTGAAGTCATTCCCACTCTAGAACCATTACCAAGTATTGAG GTTCCTGGCCATCAGTCTGTGTTTATGAATGAGCCCAGACTGTCTGATTTCAAGCAAGTACTTCTCCGTGAAGGAATCCAGGCAGAATTTGTGGGGGGTGTCCTCGTCTGCAACAATGTGGTTGCCGTTCGGAGG ACTGAAACGGGCCGTATTGGTTTGGAGGGCTGCATATGTGAGGACTTCTACAAGATAAGAGAACTTTTATATTCACAGTATGCAATTGTATGA
- the LOC140070209 gene encoding NADH dehydrogenase [ubiquinone] 1 beta subcomplex subunit 1-like, protein MVNIITHIREGWTYALVPLGAVVGYYLDRWNDSRMSLFKNKSKLFQRELKHNEEAWK, encoded by the exons ATGGTGAATATTATTACACATATCCGAGAAGGGTGGACGTATGCACTGGTGCCCCTAGGAGCTGTTGTTGGATACTATCTTGATAGATGGAATGATTCCAGGATGAGTCTTTTCAAGAATAAAAGTAAACTTTTCCAGAG GGAACTGAAACACAATGAAGAGGCATGGAAGTAA